A single genomic interval of Streptococcus suis harbors:
- a CDS encoding IS110 family transposase encodes MFHFTTLFIGMDVHKESFSLCYYDMMTNQFKHSTKVSPNVSYIVNYVNELRRLYGQDAEVLCGYEAGCLGFTLYHQLQAHGIPCIVMAPTTVMKEGSKRVKTDKKDAAQLAKALAFRSYQPVHIPTAEDEQVKEYIRMRTDHKVALKKIKQQILAFCLRHDFRYTEGSSNWTQKHVRWLRSLKPEGLYAEILTEYLLTYEKLVDQIERYDARIEQLGQSDSYQEKVSRLSCFIGIKTLTALSIVTEIGDFNRFATAQHFASYLGLTPSENSSGDKERRGAITKAGNSHVRRLLIEAAQSLAKGTIGYKSKELKRRQSGNRVEVIAYADKANERLRRRYRTLVLGKNKKQNVAKTAIARELSGFIWGMMTGRIA; translated from the coding sequence ATGTTTCATTTTACCACACTTTTCATCGGAATGGATGTTCACAAAGAAAGTTTTTCACTCTGCTATTATGATATGATGACCAATCAATTCAAACATAGCACTAAAGTTAGTCCAAATGTTAGCTATATTGTGAACTATGTGAATGAGCTTCGTCGTTTATATGGTCAAGATGCAGAAGTGTTATGTGGCTACGAAGCTGGATGCCTCGGATTTACCCTATATCACCAGCTACAAGCTCACGGGATTCCCTGTATCGTGATGGCACCTACAACGGTAATGAAGGAAGGATCTAAGCGTGTTAAGACTGATAAGAAAGATGCGGCTCAGCTCGCAAAAGCTCTGGCCTTTCGTAGCTATCAGCCTGTTCATATTCCTACTGCTGAGGATGAACAAGTCAAAGAATATATCCGTATGAGAACAGACCACAAAGTGGCTCTGAAGAAAATCAAACAACAAATTCTTGCCTTCTGTCTCCGACATGATTTTCGCTATACCGAGGGAAGCAGTAATTGGACACAGAAACATGTTCGCTGGCTCCGTTCCCTAAAACCTGAGGGACTTTACGCAGAGATTTTGACAGAATATCTATTGACCTATGAGAAATTAGTAGATCAAATAGAACGGTATGATGCACGAATTGAGCAACTGGGTCAAAGCGACAGTTATCAAGAGAAGGTCTCACGGCTTTCTTGCTTTATTGGCATTAAAACACTAACTGCTCTTTCCATTGTGACAGAAATCGGTGATTTTAATCGCTTTGCGACAGCTCAACATTTTGCTTCTTATCTTGGGCTAACTCCTAGCGAAAATTCTAGCGGCGACAAGGAGAGAAGAGGTGCTATCACCAAAGCTGGGAATAGCCATGTGAGACGACTTCTGATAGAAGCTGCACAATCATTGGCTAAGGGGACGATTGGGTATAAATCCAAAGAATTGAAAAGGAGACAAAGTGGAAACCGAGTGGAGGTGATTGCTTATGCGGATAAGGCTAATGAACGCTTAAGAAGACGTTATCGCACACTTGTTCTAGGAAAAAATAAGAAACAAAATGTTGCTAAAACAGCTATTGCACGAGAATTGTCTGGTTTTATTTGGGGGATGATGACAGGAAGAATAGCTTGA
- a CDS encoding hydroxymethylglutaryl-CoA reductase, degradative, whose protein sequence is MSTFSGFYKKSRQERIDILRQNRSLSEDSLDVLYKDENLPEAIAGKMAENHLGTFSLPFSVLPELLMDGQTYSVPMVTEEPSVVAAASFGAKIIAKSGGFTTTIHNRIMIGQVALYDISDHSRATQAILDQKESILETANQAHPSIVKRGGGARELTVESKDEFLIVYLQVDVQEAMGANILNNMLEAVKDDLEELSKGQALMGILSNYAMESLVTAKCHIAIPSLAISSAIAQETAQKIALASKLAQVDPYRAATHNKGIFNGIDAVVIATGNDWRAVEAGAHAYASRDGQYKGLSTWSIDGEHLVGSITLPLPIASVGGSIGLNPKVAVAFDLLQQPKARQLASIIASVGLCQNFAALRALVTSGIQAGHMKLHAKSLALLAGAEEHEVDQLAQLLRKEKHSNLETAQKLLAKMRGHWEWERTRPR, encoded by the coding sequence ATGTCAACTTTTTCCGGATTTTATAAAAAATCACGCCAAGAGCGCATTGATATTCTCCGTCAGAATCGTTCCCTATCCGAAGATAGCTTAGACGTTCTATACAAAGACGAAAACCTGCCAGAAGCAATTGCGGGAAAGATGGCAGAAAATCATCTAGGAACGTTTTCCTTACCTTTTTCTGTACTTCCAGAACTTCTAATGGATGGACAAACTTATTCTGTACCGATGGTTACTGAAGAACCTTCTGTGGTTGCAGCTGCATCTTTCGGAGCCAAAATCATCGCTAAATCTGGCGGTTTTACAACGACTATTCACAACCGTATCATGATTGGACAAGTTGCCCTCTACGATATTTCAGACCATAGTAGAGCGACACAGGCGATTCTTGACCAGAAGGAGAGTATTTTAGAAACTGCCAATCAAGCACACCCTTCCATTGTCAAACGAGGGGGCGGTGCAAGAGAATTGACTGTTGAGAGTAAGGATGAGTTTTTGATTGTCTATCTTCAGGTTGATGTACAAGAAGCCATGGGAGCCAATATCCTCAATAACATGTTAGAAGCTGTTAAGGATGACTTAGAAGAGCTCAGCAAGGGACAGGCTTTGATGGGAATCCTCTCCAACTATGCAATGGAGTCACTGGTCACCGCCAAATGCCATATTGCCATCCCTAGTCTGGCTATTAGCTCTGCCATTGCTCAAGAAACTGCTCAAAAAATAGCCCTGGCAAGCAAACTGGCGCAAGTGGACCCTTATCGTGCTGCGACACATAACAAAGGGATTTTTAATGGTATAGATGCTGTCGTTATCGCTACAGGAAATGACTGGCGGGCAGTCGAAGCCGGGGCCCATGCTTATGCCAGCCGTGATGGGCAATACAAGGGGCTTTCTACTTGGTCCATTGATGGCGAGCACTTGGTCGGCTCCATCACCCTACCTCTTCCGATCGCCTCCGTCGGTGGCTCTATCGGGCTCAATCCAAAGGTAGCAGTCGCTTTTGACCTTCTCCAACAACCAAAGGCACGCCAATTAGCTTCTATCATCGCTTCTGTCGGTCTCTGTCAGAACTTTGCTGCCCTGCGTGCTCTTGTTACTTCAGGGATCCAGGCTGGTCACATGAAGCTCCACGCAAAATCCCTAGCGCTACTTGCTGGCGCCGAGGAGCATGAAGTAGACCAACTAGCCCAACTCCTGCGGAAAGAAAAGCACAGCAACCTAGAAACTGCTCAAAAATTATTGGCAAAAATGAGAGGACATTGGGAGTGGGAAAGAACTCGACCAAGATAA
- a CDS encoding GNAT family N-acetyltransferase — MTIRKARQSDIPVLNELLQDILQVHHQARPDIFKSAGQKFSEAELVALLENPDKPIFVFELEGQVVGHLFCELSTATGGVLEPVKTLFIDDLCVANSARGQRIGEQLYEFALSYAKEQGCHNLTLDVWADNAGAVRFYERQGMKPQKFRMEQIIE; from the coding sequence ATGACAATCCGTAAAGCCAGACAATCTGATATTCCAGTTTTAAATGAATTATTACAAGATATTTTACAGGTGCATCACCAGGCACGACCAGATATTTTTAAAAGTGCAGGTCAAAAATTTTCTGAGGCTGAATTAGTAGCACTTTTGGAAAATCCAGATAAGCCTATTTTTGTCTTTGAGTTAGAGGGACAAGTGGTTGGGCATCTTTTTTGTGAATTATCTACCGCAACAGGCGGTGTTTTAGAACCAGTTAAAACCTTGTTTATTGATGATTTATGTGTAGCCAATTCTGCGCGTGGTCAAAGAATTGGCGAGCAGCTTTATGAATTTGCTCTTTCCTATGCTAAGGAGCAGGGTTGCCACAATCTTACCTTGGATGTATGGGCTGACAATGCAGGAGCTGTCCGTTTTTATGAACGCCAAGGAATGAAACCACAAAAGTTCCGTATGGAGCAAATAATAGAGTGA
- a CDS encoding HU family DNA-binding protein, with the protein MANKQDLIAKVAEATSLTKKDSAVAVDAVFGAVADYLAAGEKVQLIGFGNFEVRERSARTGRNPQTGKEIEIAASKVPAFKAGKALKDAVK; encoded by the coding sequence ATGGCTAATAAACAAGATTTGATTGCAAAAGTTGCAGAAGCAACTTCATTGACTAAAAAAGACTCAGCAGTAGCTGTTGATGCAGTATTCGGAGCAGTAGCAGACTACCTTGCAGCTGGTGAAAAAGTACAATTGATCGGTTTTGGTAACTTTGAAGTTCGTGAGCGTTCAGCACGTACAGGTCGCAACCCACAAACTGGTAAAGAAATCGAAATCGCAGCTTCAAAAGTTCCAGCATTCAAAGCTGGTAAAGCTCTCAAAGACGCTGTTAAATAA
- a CDS encoding YpmS family protein — MRPRKAGNLNIWKWLFLAQLALLIGCGIVLYTRIQTDREDLTKLVQTSGEDTKVGTFSTNREQLNQTITNYLKEYQTEEFSYQLFITSQQVVFEGSYQVFGVTIPLYIYFQPSKMEDGSILLRITEISVGSLSLPKAEVLAYLQKNYKLPAFVKIDFEQAQVQVQLTELKNKFGLYGKANTIDLYNDQFIVDIYRKRQ; from the coding sequence ATGAGACCACGGAAAGCTGGGAACCTTAATATTTGGAAATGGCTATTTTTAGCCCAGTTGGCTTTATTGATTGGTTGCGGAATAGTCCTCTATACACGGATTCAAACAGATAGAGAGGATTTAACAAAGCTCGTTCAGACTAGTGGAGAAGATACCAAGGTTGGGACCTTCTCCACTAATAGGGAACAGCTCAACCAAACCATCACTAACTATCTAAAAGAGTATCAGACGGAAGAGTTTTCCTATCAATTATTCATAACGAGTCAACAAGTAGTTTTTGAAGGCAGCTATCAGGTTTTTGGTGTGACTATCCCACTCTACATTTATTTTCAACCTAGCAAAATGGAAGATGGCAGTATTTTGTTACGGATAACAGAAATATCAGTTGGAAGTTTATCCTTGCCGAAAGCAGAGGTATTAGCTTATTTACAAAAAAATTATAAACTACCTGCCTTTGTAAAAATAGACTTCGAACAAGCGCAAGTACAGGTTCAACTGACAGAACTGAAGAACAAATTTGGTCTGTATGGAAAGGCGAATACGATTGATTTGTACAACGACCAATTCATTGTTGATATCTACAGAAAAAGACAGTGA
- a CDS encoding SGNH/GDSL hydrolase family protein gives MNNRKLIQGFVFFFLAILGSIFLFHQLIPVASSRISRQELTVSEKISFRYVALGDSLTEGVGDTTGQGGFVPLLAQSLTNDYGYEVDYKNFGVSGNTSNQILKRMKEDGELISYLKTADLLTLTVGGNDLRKAIIKNIANLKVSTFDKPAKDYGKRLDTIIKTARKNNPNLPIYVVGIYNPLYLNFPELTEMQTIVDNWNTMTEQITEKYQHVYFVPINDLLYKGLEGEAGISQNGSQVTNNLLYEEDSFHPNNTRYEIMKKAILERMNETTESWEP, from the coding sequence ATGAATAACAGGAAGTTGATTCAAGGCTTTGTTTTCTTTTTTCTGGCAATTCTAGGGTCGATTTTTCTATTTCATCAACTCATTCCTGTTGCCTCATCTCGCATCTCCAGACAAGAGCTTACCGTATCAGAAAAAATCAGTTTTCGATATGTGGCACTTGGTGATTCTTTGACAGAAGGTGTTGGAGATACAACTGGACAGGGGGGCTTTGTTCCCTTGTTGGCTCAATCTCTAACTAACGATTATGGTTATGAAGTAGATTATAAAAATTTCGGAGTTTCTGGGAATACCAGTAATCAGATTCTTAAGCGAATGAAGGAAGATGGCGAGCTGATAAGTTACTTAAAAACAGCAGATCTGTTAACTCTGACAGTTGGTGGCAACGATTTGCGCAAGGCTATTATTAAAAACATTGCCAATCTCAAAGTTTCAACTTTTGATAAGCCCGCAAAAGATTACGGAAAACGATTGGATACAATTATTAAGACAGCGCGTAAGAATAATCCAAATCTTCCCATCTATGTTGTCGGGATTTACAATCCACTCTACCTCAATTTTCCTGAATTGACAGAAATGCAGACAATTGTTGATAATTGGAATACGATGACAGAACAGATAACTGAAAAATATCAGCATGTCTACTTTGTTCCGATTAATGATTTGCTCTATAAAGGATTGGAAGGGGAGGCTGGTATTAGTCAAAATGGTAGCCAAGTTACCAATAATTTACTGTATGAGGAAGACAGTTTCCATCCCAATAATACTAGATATGAGATTATGAAAAAAGCGATATTGGAGAGAATGAATGAGACCACGGAAAGCTGGGAACCTTAA
- a CDS encoding DegV family protein: MSKIKIVTDSSTTIEPSLVEELNITVVPLSVMVDGVVYSDNDLKEGEFLELMRGSKNLPKTSQPPVGLFAETFADLAKDGSQIIAILLSHALSGTVEAARQGATLSGADVTILDSSFTDQAEKFQVVEAARMAQAGASKEEILAAIETVKEKTELYIGVSTLENLVKGGRIGRVQGMLSSLLNIRVIMEMKDHQLTPIVKGRGNKTFKKWLEEFTATLADKKVAEIGISYSGTADFANEMKSQLQEYVSKEISVLETGSIIQTHTGEDAWAILIRYE, translated from the coding sequence ATGTCAAAGATTAAGATTGTTACGGATTCAAGTACGACTATCGAACCCAGTTTGGTCGAAGAATTGAATATAACAGTTGTTCCATTATCTGTAATGGTTGACGGAGTCGTATACTCTGACAACGATTTAAAAGAAGGAGAGTTCTTAGAGCTCATGCGTGGGTCGAAAAACTTGCCAAAAACAAGCCAGCCCCCAGTAGGACTCTTTGCGGAAACTTTTGCTGACTTGGCTAAAGATGGCAGTCAGATTATTGCTATTCTCTTGTCGCATGCCTTGTCAGGGACAGTAGAAGCTGCTAGACAAGGAGCAACCCTATCAGGTGCTGATGTGACAATACTCGATTCAAGCTTTACAGATCAGGCTGAAAAATTCCAAGTTGTAGAAGCAGCACGTATGGCACAAGCTGGTGCAAGCAAAGAAGAAATCCTTGCAGCTATTGAAACAGTCAAAGAAAAAACGGAATTATACATCGGTGTATCAACCCTAGAAAATCTGGTCAAGGGTGGTCGTATTGGACGTGTTCAAGGGATGCTGAGTAGCCTACTCAATATCCGTGTCATCATGGAAATGAAAGACCATCAGCTGACTCCGATTGTCAAAGGACGAGGTAATAAGACCTTTAAAAAATGGCTGGAAGAGTTCACGGCAACTCTAGCAGATAAAAAAGTAGCCGAGATTGGTATTTCCTATTCAGGAACGGCTGATTTTGCAAATGAAATGAAGAGTCAATTACAAGAGTACGTCTCAAAAGAAATTTCTGTTTTAGAGACAGGTTCCATCATTCAAACTCATACCGGTGAGGATGCCTGGGCTATTTTGATTCGTTATGAATAA
- the recN gene encoding DNA repair protein RecN, with product MLLEVSIKNFAIIEQVSLNFENGMTILSGETGAGKSIIIDAMNLMLGARATTDVIRHGAAKAEIEGLFSFENSRALEQILLEQGIEVADELIIRREILQNGRSVSRVNGQMVNLSVLKQIGQYLVDIHGQHDQEELMKSQHHIRLLDSFGEDEFWSLKDRYQTTFDAYRSLRKRVLEKQKNEQEHKARIEMLEYQIAEIEAADLKSGEDIQLNQERDKLLNHKQIADTLTNAYALLDNEDFSSLNNLRSAMSDLQSLEEFDPDYKQLSSSLTEAYYVVEDVTKRLSDVVDNLDFDGNRLLQLESRLDLLNTITKKYGGTVDDVLDYFSKISEEYNLLTGNDLSGDDLEVQLKNLEKELVERAGQLSQSRHELALVLEDIIRQELQDLYMEKARFQVRFTKGKFNREGNETVEFYISTNPGEDFKPLVKVASGGELSRLMLAIKSAFARKEGKTSIVFDEVDTGVSGRVAQAIAQKIYKIGQYGQVLAISHLPQVIAIADYQFFIEKISDEHSTVSRVRLLTKEERIEEIAKMLAGDKITDAARNQAKELVEKG from the coding sequence ATGTTACTAGAAGTGTCCATTAAAAACTTCGCCATTATTGAGCAGGTATCACTGAATTTTGAAAACGGGATGACCATCCTATCTGGTGAAACAGGTGCAGGTAAATCCATTATCATCGACGCCATGAACCTGATGCTAGGGGCGCGTGCGACGACAGATGTTATCAGACATGGGGCCGCCAAGGCTGAGATTGAAGGGCTTTTTTCCTTTGAAAATAGCAGAGCTCTCGAGCAGATTTTGCTTGAACAGGGGATTGAAGTAGCTGACGAGCTCATTATCCGTCGTGAAATCCTACAAAATGGCCGTTCGGTCAGTCGTGTCAATGGACAAATGGTCAATTTATCTGTCTTGAAACAGATTGGGCAATATTTAGTAGATATTCATGGTCAACATGACCAGGAAGAATTGATGAAGTCCCAACACCATATCCGTCTTTTGGACAGTTTCGGAGAAGATGAATTTTGGAGTCTTAAAGACCGTTATCAGACAACCTTTGATGCTTACCGTAGTCTTCGCAAACGAGTTCTTGAAAAGCAAAAAAATGAGCAAGAACACAAGGCGCGGATTGAGATGCTAGAATACCAAATTGCTGAAATCGAAGCAGCGGATTTGAAGTCTGGTGAAGATATTCAACTCAATCAGGAACGCGATAAACTGCTCAACCACAAACAAATTGCAGATACACTGACCAATGCCTATGCACTGTTAGACAATGAAGATTTTTCAAGCTTGAACAACCTACGCTCAGCAATGAGTGACTTGCAAAGTCTGGAAGAATTTGATCCAGACTACAAACAGCTCTCTTCTAGTCTGACAGAAGCTTATTATGTCGTTGAAGATGTGACCAAGCGTCTCAGCGATGTGGTGGATAATCTAGACTTTGACGGCAATCGTCTCTTGCAATTAGAAAGTCGCCTGGATTTGCTCAATACCATTACGAAGAAATATGGTGGAACTGTCGATGATGTTTTGGACTATTTTAGTAAAATCAGTGAAGAATACAATCTATTGACAGGCAATGATTTATCTGGTGATGATTTGGAAGTTCAGCTTAAGAACTTAGAGAAAGAATTGGTTGAACGAGCAGGTCAGCTCAGCCAATCACGCCATGAATTGGCTCTTGTTTTAGAAGATATTATTCGCCAAGAATTGCAAGACTTGTATATGGAGAAAGCTCGTTTCCAAGTTCGATTTACTAAAGGAAAATTTAATCGAGAAGGAAATGAAACAGTAGAATTTTACATCTCTACCAACCCAGGTGAAGACTTCAAACCACTGGTTAAGGTAGCTTCTGGAGGAGAATTGTCTCGCTTGATGTTGGCCATTAAGTCAGCCTTTGCCCGTAAAGAAGGTAAAACTTCTATTGTCTTTGATGAGGTGGATACAGGGGTGTCTGGACGTGTGGCCCAGGCAATTGCCCAGAAAATTTATAAAATCGGACAATATGGTCAAGTATTGGCGATTTCTCATCTACCACAAGTCATTGCTATTGCAGATTATCAGTTCTTTATTGAGAAAATATCCGACGAACATTCGACTGTTTCTCGTGTCCGTCTCTTGACCAAAGAAGAGCGTATTGAGGAAATTGCCAAGATGTTAGCCGGTGACAAAATCACAGATGCAGCCCGTAATCAAGCAAAAGAATTAGTAGAAAAAGGTTAG
- a CDS encoding arginine repressor, producing the protein MNKRERLEVIKDLVVRFPIDTQEEIVERLEAMGVNATQATVSRDIKELGIIKVPSADKGYIYGLPKAGLVKVKSQNVFEVSVMDKMINLRLVPGSSAVVKRRILEQFQEHVFSVIADDDSILLIVTNEGIISQIEQTVRGW; encoded by the coding sequence ATGAATAAACGAGAACGATTAGAAGTCATTAAAGATTTGGTAGTCCGATTTCCTATTGATACACAGGAAGAAATTGTTGAACGTCTAGAAGCAATGGGTGTCAATGCGACACAAGCAACGGTTTCACGTGATATCAAGGAACTTGGCATTATTAAGGTTCCATCAGCGGATAAGGGATATATTTATGGTTTACCAAAGGCAGGTCTTGTTAAGGTAAAATCGCAGAATGTTTTTGAAGTCTCAGTGATGGATAAAATGATTAATCTCCGTCTGGTACCTGGAAGCTCTGCTGTGGTCAAACGCCGGATTTTGGAACAATTTCAAGAACATGTTTTTTCAGTGATTGCTGATGATGACAGTATTCTGCTCATTGTTACAAACGAAGGCATTATTTCGCAAATCGAACAGACGGTTAGAGGGTGGTAG
- a CDS encoding TlyA family RNA methyltransferase: MAKERVDVLAFKQGLFETREQAKRGVMAGLVVSVINGERYDKPGEKIDEGIELKLKGEKLKYVSRGGLKLEKALQVFDLAVEGQTTIDIGASTGGFTDVMLQAGAKQVYAVDVGTNQLAWKLRQDDRVISMEQYNFRYAELEDFELGQPSFASIDVSFISLSLILPALHRILVDGGQVVALVKPQFEAGREQIGKNGIVKDKSVHLKVLEDVTKMAVETGFSVKALSFSPVQGGHGNIEFLAHLEKSTQPNQIDKEVITTTVYQAHEEFKKDE, encoded by the coding sequence ATGGCTAAGGAAAGAGTAGATGTACTAGCTTTTAAACAGGGGCTTTTCGAGACGCGGGAGCAGGCCAAACGTGGTGTTATGGCTGGCTTAGTTGTATCCGTCATCAACGGGGAACGCTACGATAAACCTGGTGAGAAGATTGATGAAGGAATTGAGCTCAAACTCAAAGGTGAAAAACTCAAGTATGTCAGCCGTGGCGGTCTGAAATTGGAGAAGGCCTTGCAGGTTTTCGACCTAGCAGTTGAGGGGCAAACGACGATTGATATTGGAGCCTCAACAGGTGGCTTTACAGATGTCATGTTGCAGGCTGGTGCCAAGCAGGTCTATGCTGTGGATGTCGGTACCAATCAACTCGCTTGGAAATTGCGCCAAGATGATCGCGTGATCAGCATGGAACAGTACAATTTCCGCTATGCTGAGTTGGAAGATTTCGAACTTGGTCAACCAAGTTTTGCGTCCATTGACGTCAGCTTTATCTCATTGAGTCTGATTTTGCCAGCACTCCATCGTATATTAGTGGATGGTGGTCAGGTTGTAGCCTTGGTCAAACCTCAATTTGAGGCTGGACGTGAACAGATTGGGAAAAATGGCATTGTCAAGGATAAATCCGTTCACTTGAAAGTCTTGGAAGATGTGACAAAAATGGCCGTGGAAACAGGCTTCTCAGTCAAAGCCCTTAGCTTTTCCCCTGTTCAAGGCGGTCATGGCAATATCGAATTTTTAGCGCACTTAGAAAAATCAACACAACCAAACCAGATTGATAAAGAGGTCATAACAACTACAGTCTATCAAGCACATGAGGAATTTAAAAAGGATGAATAA
- a CDS encoding polyprenyl synthetase family protein yields the protein MVDVKRIDQEIRDFYYNRGTIVSEELIDAILYSIDGGGKRIRPVLLLQIVEGFGVELQQAHYQVAAALEMIHTGSLIHDDLPAMDDDDYRRGRLTNHKKFDEATAILAGDSLFLDAFGLLSLADLPNQVLLELVQLMSLASGTFGMVGGQMLDMLGEGKKLEIFDLINIHSNKTGRLLTFPFHAVGIITQQPSSVVGSLWQAGMLIGHAFQVRDDILDVTADFDELGKTPRKDLAAEKATYPSLLGLEESKFIVQDSLNKAVAIFKELEEHNGFKGQEVYQLIESLRING from the coding sequence ATGGTTGATGTGAAACGGATTGATCAGGAAATTCGCGATTTTTATTACAACCGTGGAACAATTGTTTCGGAAGAATTAATTGATGCGATTTTGTATTCGATTGATGGTGGTGGAAAGCGGATTCGACCGGTCTTATTGCTTCAAATCGTGGAAGGATTTGGGGTAGAATTACAGCAAGCCCACTACCAAGTGGCCGCTGCCTTAGAGATGATTCATACGGGAAGCCTGATTCACGATGATCTTCCTGCCATGGATGATGATGATTACCGTAGAGGTCGACTCACCAATCATAAGAAATTTGACGAAGCGACAGCTATTTTAGCAGGCGATAGCCTCTTTTTGGACGCTTTTGGCCTCCTGTCTCTGGCTGATTTGCCAAACCAGGTTTTACTTGAATTGGTACAGCTTATGTCATTAGCATCTGGAACCTTTGGGATGGTCGGTGGTCAAATGCTGGACATGCTAGGTGAAGGAAAAAAATTGGAAATTTTTGACCTGATAAATATCCATAGCAACAAGACAGGTCGATTATTGACATTCCCATTTCATGCAGTAGGGATTATTACGCAACAGCCTAGTTCCGTTGTCGGTTCCTTGTGGCAAGCTGGGATGTTGATTGGTCATGCCTTCCAGGTTCGAGATGATATTTTAGATGTAACGGCAGATTTTGATGAATTGGGCAAAACGCCTCGGAAAGATTTGGCGGCTGAAAAAGCAACATATCCAAGCTTGTTAGGGTTAGAAGAGTCCAAATTCATTGTTCAGGATTCATTGAATAAGGCCGTGGCCATTTTTAAGGAATTAGAAGAACACAATGGCTTTAAGGGGCAAGAAGTGTATCAATTGATAGAAAGTTTACGAATCAATGGCTAA
- a CDS encoding exodeoxyribonuclease VII small subunit — translation MSKQTKTFEENLAELEGIVTKLERGDVALEEALAEFQKGMVLSKDLQKTLAAAEKTLVKVMQADGSEAEMD, via the coding sequence ATGTCCAAACAGACGAAAACATTTGAAGAAAATCTAGCTGAATTAGAAGGAATCGTAACCAAATTAGAGCGAGGCGATGTGGCTCTGGAAGAAGCACTTGCTGAGTTTCAAAAAGGGATGGTTCTATCGAAAGATCTACAAAAGACACTAGCTGCAGCTGAAAAGACCTTGGTCAAGGTCATGCAGGCGGATGGCAGTGAAGCGGAGATGGATTAA